One window of the Populus trichocarpa isolate Nisqually-1 chromosome 9, P.trichocarpa_v4.1, whole genome shotgun sequence genome contains the following:
- the LOC7489297 gene encoding protein EMSY-LIKE 3, with product MDYEPYDSSGTDDDLPPSHQNRIPRGGRVAGNGRPVGGSVPYPRMYGETDMETQIHQLEQEAYSSVLRAFKAQADAITWEKESLITELRKELRLSNEEHRELLARVNADDVIRRIREWRQAGGHQSGMLTTGQAVHDPIPSPTVSASRKKQKMTSSIPSQSFVGPSPSFHPPAVSASHQPSSSAAKRGPGTGPKGKKQKPGLPGASSMKSIPYPSSGPSGRGQVASRISSGAVPEGADQYIGKRVKTRWPDDNHFYEAVITDYNPIEGRHALVYDMGTANETWEWVNLSEISPGDIQWVDEDPGISHRGNYGGSGHGINRAMGRDGGPGPGRSRGVTKGQSRKDLLPSQNGIGKKVPDDIQILHTDTLIREVERVFSANHPDPLEIDKAKKVLKDHEQALVDAISRLADISDGESDEGGRRYGQALERG from the exons ATGGATTACGAGCCTTACGATAGCAGTG GAACTGATGATGATCTTCCCCCGTCACATCAAAACAGAATTCCCAGAGGGGGTCGTGTGGCAGGGAATGGAAGACCAGTTGGAGGTTCAGTCCCTTATCCTAGAATGTATGGTGAAACTGATATGGAGACTCAAATTCACCAACTTGAGCAAGAAGCATACAGTTCAGTTCTAAGAGCATTTAAAGCACAAGCTGATGCCATCACTTGG GAGAAGGAAAGCTTGATAACAGAGCTTAGAAAGGAGTTGAGATTGTCTAATGAGGAGCACCGAGAGCTTCTTGCTCGGGTTAATGCAGATGATGTAATACGGAGGATAAG GGAATGGAGACAGGCAGGTGGGCATCAATCTGGCATGCTCACTACAGGTCAAGCTGTTCATGATCCAATACCTAGCCCTACTGTCTCTGCATCTCGCAAGAAACAGAAGATGACATCGTCAATACCTTCTCAGTCCTTTGTTGGGCCTTCTCCATCATTTCACCCACCAGCAGTGTCTGCATCGCACCAGCCATCTTCATCTGCTGCTAAACGTGGACCGGGAACAGGACCCAAGGGCAAGAAGCAAAAACCT GGTTTACCTGGTGCTTCTTCAATGAAGTCCATTCCATACCCATCATCAGGTCCATCTGGAAGAGGGCAAGTTGCAAGTAGAATATCTTCCGGTGCTGTTCCTGAAGGTGCTGATCAATATATTGGGAAGAGAGTCAAAACTAGGTGGCCTGATGATAATCACTTTTATGAGGCTGTTATAACTGACTACAATCCAATTGAG GGGCGGCATGCTCTGGTATATGATATGGGAACAGCAAATGAGACATGGGAATGGGTTAATCTGTCAGAG ATCTCTCCTGGTGATATACAATGGGTAGATGAGGACCCTGGAATTTCTCATCGTGGCAATTATGGTGGTTCAGGGCATGGGATAAATAGGGCAATGGGTCGGGATGGTGGTCCTGGTCCTGGAAGAAGTAGAGGGGTAACAAAAGGTCAATCCAGGAAAGATTTGTTGCCTTCACAGAATGGGATTGGAAAAAAGGTGCCTGATGATATCCAAATTCTTCATACAGATACTCTAATCAGAGAA GTAGAGAGAGTCTTCAGTGCAAATCATCCTGATCCTCTTGAGATTGACAAAGCAAAGAAAGTATTGAAG GATCATGAGCAAGCACTTGTTGATGCAATTTCAAGGCTTGCAGATATTTCTGATGGTGAAAGTG ATGAGGGTGGTCGCCGTTATGGGCAGGCATTGGAGAGAGGATGA
- the LOC7488166 gene encoding protein SRG1, with the protein MGLEPKNLESSIPVPSVQELASLKLETVPSRYTRDDMDSIIGTVPSDKTLRVPLIDMAKLVDSESQETELQKFHAACKEWGIFQLINHGVSDESLRNMNKQTQEFFDLPLKEKKRWAQKPGSLEGYGQAFVTSKEQKLEWNDMIFLKALPIEDRNLEIWPENPPKFRESLDRYSQDMRQIAVALTRFMAMGLEIESQELYNAYEEGQYQIRMNYYPPCPQPERVMGLTPHVDIPGFALLLDCGDTPGLQVLKDDHWIFVEPLDGAIVVNMGQITEILSNGLYKAPEHRAVVNKSMERRSIVTFCYPNLSFKVGPAKELIKLGSPPLYKTVTVEEYIGCFFNRKLEVPFIDAMKI; encoded by the exons ATGGGCCTGGAACCAAAGAATCTTGAATCTTCTATCCCTGTTCCGAGTGTACAGGAGCTTGCCAGCCTGAAACTTGAGACCGTGCCATCTAGATACACAAGAGACGACATGGACAGCATCATCGGCACCGTTCCCTCCGACAAAACTCTCCGTGTGCCGTTGATTGATATGGCCAAGCTGGTCGATTCAGAGTCTCAAGAGACAGAGCTTCAAAAGTTTCATGCTGCTTGCAAAGAATGGGGCATATTTCAG TTAATAAACCATGGAGTTTCAGACGAATCACTGAGAAACATGAACAAGCAAACTCAAGAGTTCTTTGACCTTCCCTTAAAAGAGAAGAAACGCTGGGCACAGAAACCAGGAAGCCTTGAAGGCTATGGTCAAGCATTTGTGACctcaaaagaacaaaagcttGAATGGAATGACATGATTTTCCTCAAAGCTCTTCCCATTGAAGACAGAAACCTTGAAATCTGGCCCGAAAACCCTCCAAAATTCAG GGAATCCTTGGACAGGTATTCTCAAGACATGAGGCAAATTGCTGTTGCCTTAACAAGATTCATGGCCATGGGGCTTGAGATTGAGAGTCAAGAGCTCTACAATGCTTATGAAGAAGGACAATATCAAATAAGGATGAATTACTACCCACCTTGTCCTCAACCTGAAAGAGTTATGGGGCTAACCCCACATGTTGACATCCCTGGCTTCGCTCTTTTGCTTGACTGTGGAGATACACCTGGATTGCAGGTTCTAAAGGATGATCATTGGATTTTTGTTGAACCTTTAGATGGTGCCATTGTTGTAAACATGGGGCAGATCACAGAG ATATTAAGCAATGGGCTATACAAAGCACCGGAGCACAGAGCAGTGGTTAACAAATCAATGGAGAGACGATCCATAGTTACCTTCTGCTATCCTAACTTATCTTTCAAAGTTGGTCCTGCCAAAGAACTAATTAAGCTCGGAAGTCCACCTTTATACAAGACTGTCACCGTGGAAGAGTATATCGGATGCTTCTTCAATCGAAAGCTGGAGGTTCCGTTCATCGATGCCATGAAAATCTAA